In Fimbriimonadaceae bacterium, the genomic window CAGGCTCCATAGTGACGGTTCCCTTTCGATACGGGACAACGGTCGTGGTATTCCGGTCGAGACCCACAAGAAAATGGGCATCTCCACGCTGGAAGTGGTCATGACCGTGCTCCATGCGGGTGGCAAGTTCGGCGAAGGCGGCGGCTATAAGGTTTCCGGCGGCCTCCACGGTGTCGGCGTCTCTTGTACGAACGCCCTTTCGAAATGGCTCGTGGCGGAAGTCAAGCGCGACGGCAAGCTTTGGCGGCAGACCTATCAGCACGGCATCCCCGATAAACCCGTGGAGAAGGTCGGCAAGGCAGAAGGTACTGGCACCTATGTCCACTGGATGCCGGACGACACCGTGCTAACCGACGTCCACCACGACACCCACATCATCAAGAACCGGATGAAGGAGCTCGCCTACCTGAACCCGGCGGTGACGTTCGATTTCGTGGATGAGACCAACCCGGACCACAACGAATCCTTCCGATACGATCGTGGCATCCAGCAGCTTGTCGAAGACCTCAATGAGGGGAAGGACACCCTCCACAAGGTCATCTACTTCAAGCGGCTCAAGGAGAACACCGAGCTCGAAGTCGCGATCCAGTACCACGACGGCTACAACCAATCGATTCTCGCCTTCAGCAACAATATCCACCAGCCCGATGGAGGCACTCACGTCAGTGGCTTCAGCGCTGCACTTACCCGCGTCATCAATGCCTACGCGCGGAAGATGAACTTGCTGAAGGAGAAGGACAAGAATTTCGCGAGCGAGGACGTTGGCGACGGCCTGACCGCGGTTATCTCGCTCAAGCTGGAAAATCCCAGCTACAACTCGCAGGACAAGGTCAAGCTCGTGACGCCCGAAGTGCAGGGCATTACGAACTCGCTCGTGGGCGACGGCCTGACCACCTTCATGGAGGAGAACCCGAAGATCGCTCGCTCGATCGTCGACAAGGCGATCATTGCACAGCGGGCGCGCGAGGCGGCCAGAAAGGCATCGGAAGCGATCAAGCGCTCCTCGGCGATGGACTCCTTTGGCCTCCCGGGCAAGCTCTGCGACTGCATGAGCAAGGAGCCGGAGAAGTGCGAACTCTTCCTCGTGGAAGGCGATTCGGCCGGCGGCTCAGCAAAGGCAGCCCGCGACCGCATCACCCAAGCGGTGCTTCCGCTGCGGGGCAAGATCCTGAACGTCGAACGAGCACGGATCGACAAGGCGCTCGACAACGAGGAAATCAAGTCGCTGATCGCGGCCCTCGGCATTGGGATCGACATCGACTTTGGACGGAATGAGGAGCCCGAGGAAGAACCGGCTGCGGTCAACGGCAACGGCAGCGCGAAGTCGAACGACAAGTTCGACTTGTCGAAGCTGCGCTATCACAAGATCATCATCATGACCGACGCCGACGTCGACGGCGAGCACATCCGCACGCTGCTTCTGACGTTCTTCTATCGTTATATGCGCCCGCTCATCGAGCAGGGGCACGTCTACCTGGCGCAGCCGCCGCTTTACGTCGTCAAAGTCGGCAGCAATGAACGACATTACGCCAAGGACAAGGACCACCTCGACGAGATCGTTCGAAGCGTGCGGCGAAAGAAATTCGAGATCACCCGCTTTAAAGGTCTCGGTGAGATGAACGGCGACCAGTTGGGCGAGACGACCATGGAGCCGGGCAACCGACGCCTGGTGCAGGTGGTTTTGGACCGCGAATTCGAGGCTGAGGTCGAAATCATGTTCAGCAAGCTGATGGGTGACAAGGTTGAGCCCCGACGCGAGTTCATCGAGCGGCACGCCAAAGAAGTAACCGACCTCGACTGGCACTACTAATCCCGCGAGTGCGGGGGTTCGTTTTCCCGTGCGGGCGCGCCCTTTGGCCTCCGGTAGCGAAACTCGATCTCGCCCGTATTGCGGAATCCCTTCGAATATAGGCGAAACGTACCGTCCTCCCGGAGCTCGTAAACGAATGGGGCCCCCGAGTGCGGATCGTCGAGTTCCTCCTCCTCCGCCACACCGGCTAAAGCCGCCGGAAGTTTGTCGTGGTGGAGGCGGAAGCGCTGAATTTTGGCGTTAAGACTGAGCAGTCGAACCTGGGTCCGCATTCTGGCGTGGGAGATCAGAATTTGCTCGTGTACGGGCTGCATGGTGGCCAAGACCACTTCCTCCAGTTCCTGCCTGGTTTTGACCTTGTCCGCTTCAATGTTCAGGCCCCGTGGCTGCGGCATGTTCTTTAGCCACGAAGCCTCATCGCCCGACAGGTGATCGACCCACTCCCGGGCTGCTTCCTGCAGGCGTCGCCGAGCGTTTGCCCTCACCGTGGCTGCAGCAGATTCGGAAAGGGACTTAACAAACTCGGGTGGCTCGCTTGACTCGTCAAGGCCTCCGTCGTAAATCTTTCTGAGGAAATCCTTGGCAGATTCGTTGGGGTCAAACATGTGGCGCTCCAGTACCCCGAATTCCGTCTTCAGCACCTCCATGATTTCGTCGTTGGAGGCAATCTTGGCCTGCGCCCACTCCTGCATCCTTTGCCATTCCCCCAGGCCGAATCCGGCCTGCCGCTTCTCAATTTCAGCGAAAGCCTGCTGGTAAATGGCATTCGCCACGAGCTGGCCGATCATCGCGGTCTTCCGGATTGAGTCGCCAACCACCAGAGCCAGCACGATTTGGTCGACCGCCTGCCGCTGGCGTCCATGGGCCGATTCCACCGCCGCGGCCATCAGGGAAATTCTGGCGAGGTCCCTCAGCAAGCTGAAGTCGCCAAACTCCGTGTTGAAATCCAGCGAGTCGAGACGAGGATCGAAAGTTGGCTTTGCCGCGCCCCTTCGCAGGAGCTCCAGGCAATCTCGGTGCCTGGCGACGACGAGTTCCCGCACCTCAAGCAGGGTCATCCCTTCCGAAATGCCAACGGCCCGCCGCTCGGCTGTCGTCTCCGCCGATTGACCGCCAGAGGTGGTCTCGGGCCCCACCGTGAACGCCACCTTCCTGAGGCGCGCAAGGCTCGAATCCGCCGCTCGCTCACACGCGACCATAAGCTCTTCGAAGCCGTTTTGCCCGGTGAATCTCTTGATTACCGACGAAGCCTTGAACGGATCGACATTCTGGACCTGGGCTGCGCATGGTGAAGCGAGAAGCGTCACCGCGACCAGGAAATTTCCAGCTGGAATGCGAGCACTGAGTGAAGGCGACATTATTGGGAGAAGGATAGCAGGCACCTGCGTTCACGATGGTTGTTCTTCCGTCCCGGTTAACCGGGTACACCTAAGGCGTGATGCCCATCACCGAGCAGAACAAGGCACGGATCGCGGTGGCGGCAGGTGTCGTCTTCTTCCTTGCCGTCGCCGGGTATTCGCTGTACCTCTCCCAGCAGGAAGCCAAGGGCGCCGAGCGGGTCGGCATCTGGCGGACCAAGAAGGCCGATCCGGCACCGGCAAAGCGCTAGGACACCGCGCGCAAATGGCGAAGCCCTCCCGGTGTGGGAGGGTCAGTAGAGCCTAATCTACCGGGATGCAAGACTTATCGCGATCGGCGAAGACGACGCCGAAGCAGCGCCGCTCCTCCACAAGCGAATGCGATGATCGAAGCTGGCTCCGGCACCGCCGAAACGACGGCCGTGTATTGGATGCCGCTGGCAACCCTGCCCACATCGATATTGTAGAGGTACAGCCAGTTGGTCGTGTTCGCATTGACGGCGACGTTGGTGTAATTGACGGTGGTCCAGATCGTATGGCTGCCGAGTGGATTGGCGCCGAGACTGGTGCCGTTGACGTAAACGCCGTCGATGCCGGTGTTGAAGTTCCCGAGGGTGTCATCCACGACAAACGTCAGGCTGATGTTCACCAGGTTGGTTGCGCCGGGGTTGAAGCCATGGGCGAACAGTGCGGTCTGGTAGTTGTTGTACTGCCCGCTGGGATTGATCCACTGCGACATCGGATCAAGCGAGGTGCTCTTGGCTCCCCAAAGGACGTCGCTGCAAACATGTGCCATTTTCCAGGTCTGTGGGTTCGCGAAATCTGCCGGCACCAAGGGGCCACCGCCAACGAGGTTGTAGTGGACCTGCGGATCGGGCGTGCCGACGCCGCCAGCTCCCATCGAAATGTCGCCGGAGCGCAGGGTCTGGGCGAATGAGGCGCAGCTGATGGCGACGCCCGCAAGAAAGGTAAGGGTTCGTTTAAGGTTCATGGTTCTCTCTCGATGCAAACCCACGGGGTGGGATCGTACGGGAGAGGTGTCTAACCACTGTCAGACTGTTGCCCGGTCCGCCAGGTATAGGTCTAAAGTCCCGATCAGACGCTTACCGGTTGCTTGGCTTCGACCCCGTTGCCCCAGTAATTGACATCGAGATTCTTGACCGCCGCCGCTTCGTCCAGACGCCCGACGATCTGGGTCGACGGAGCGTCGTGGAGGATGTCGGGATTGTCATTGGCTTCCGCGCAGATGGCGATCAAAGCGTCGCAGAAGGCATCCAACGTCTCTTTGCACTCAGTCTCGGTCGGCTCGATCATCAGGCACTCCGGGACGATCAGCGGGAAGTAATTGGTGGGCGGGTGGAAGCCATAGTCGATGAGCCGCTTGCTGATGTCGAGGGCGCGGACGCCGTTTTTCTTGTATTCCTTCGCCGTCACCACGCA contains:
- the gyrB gene encoding DNA gyrase subunit B, with product MSQSAEKASSQVQLGSHAAVQADLDVSSPQDMPDRDDDSLNEEQPQLEAPTSQDVTDEGGLSGRVEGEYTADSIQVLEGLEAVRRRPGMYVGDNGRKGLHQMFREVLDNSVDEALAGYCDRIDVRLHSDGSLSIRDNGRGIPVETHKKMGISTLEVVMTVLHAGGKFGEGGGYKVSGGLHGVGVSCTNALSKWLVAEVKRDGKLWRQTYQHGIPDKPVEKVGKAEGTGTYVHWMPDDTVLTDVHHDTHIIKNRMKELAYLNPAVTFDFVDETNPDHNESFRYDRGIQQLVEDLNEGKDTLHKVIYFKRLKENTELEVAIQYHDGYNQSILAFSNNIHQPDGGTHVSGFSAALTRVINAYARKMNLLKEKDKNFASEDVGDGLTAVISLKLENPSYNSQDKVKLVTPEVQGITNSLVGDGLTTFMEENPKIARSIVDKAIIAQRAREAARKASEAIKRSSAMDSFGLPGKLCDCMSKEPEKCELFLVEGDSAGGSAKAARDRITQAVLPLRGKILNVERARIDKALDNEEIKSLIAALGIGIDIDFGRNEEPEEEPAAVNGNGSAKSNDKFDLSKLRYHKIIIMTDADVDGEHIRTLLLTFFYRYMRPLIEQGHVYLAQPPLYVVKVGSNERHYAKDKDHLDEIVRSVRRKKFEITRFKGLGEMNGDQLGETTMEPGNRRLVQVVLDREFEAEVEIMFSKLMGDKVEPRREFIERHAKEVTDLDWHY